From the Xyrauchen texanus isolate HMW12.3.18 chromosome 37, RBS_HiC_50CHRs, whole genome shotgun sequence genome, one window contains:
- the p2rx4b gene encoding P2X purinoceptor 4b, whose translation MTYKRDLRRTNETQPNGRLRYVCWVQQAYQETDSVISSVSTKVKGNILTNSSIDGVHVWDVAEYVIPPQGENSFFVLTNMIFTPNQTQSSCPEVPSNFTVCESDNDCKEGLNEVHGNGVQTGRCVKYSESIKTCEVLSWCPLENDTIIPEPALLGAAEDLTVLIKNNIQYPKFYFRKRNILPHINSTYLKHCTFNRKTDPNCPIFRLGDIVSEAGEIFSVMAVKGGFIGIFIDWSCDLDFPAYFCVPKYSFSRLDNKKLENNVAPGYNFRFAKIFKNSENIETRTLIKGYGIHFEVIVFGKSGKFSIVATIVNLGATLAFLSLVNAICDWFMLTFMKDSDYYAKNKFIHLNQNSDSGVPLSSVETTSYGTQ comes from the exons GTACGTTTGCTGGGTGCAGCAGGCTTACCAGGAGACCGACTCAGTGATCAGTTCAGTGAGCACGAAGGTGAAAGGAAACATTCTGACCAATTCATCCATTGATGGGGTTCATGTTTGGGATGTGGCGGAATATGTCATCCCACCCCAG GGTGAAAACTCTTTCTTTGTGTTAACAAATATGATTTTCACACCTAACCAGACACAGAGCAGCTGTCCTGAG GTCCCAAGCAACTTCACTGTCTGTGAGTCTGACAATGATTGCAAAGAGGGACTCAATGAAGTCCATGGCAATG GTGTTCAGACTGGTCGATGTGTAAAATACTCTGAAAGCATCAAAACGTGCGAGGTGCTTTCATGGTGTCCACTTGAAAATGACACCATAATTCCAGA ACCTGCTTTGCTAGGTGCTGCAGAGGACTTAACAGTTCTCATCAAGAATAACATACAATATCCCAAGTTCTATTTCAGAAA GCGAAACATTCTGCCTCACATCAACTCCACATACTTAAAACACTGCACCTTTAATCGTAAAACAGACCCAAACTGTCCTATTTTCCGTCTGGGGGACATTGTGTCTGAGGCAGGAGAAATCTTCAGTGTCATGGCTGTTAAA GGTGGTTTTATAGGGATTTTCATTGACTGGAGTTGTGACTTGGACTTTCCAGCATACTTTTGTGTACCAAAATATTCTTTCAGCAGACTGGACAACAAAAAGCTTGAAAATAATGTTGCCCCTGGCTACAATTTCCG ATttgcaaaaatttttaaaaacagtgaaaatatTGAAACACGGACATTGATAAAGGGCTATGGAATCCACTTCGAGGTCATCGTTTTCGGCAAG TCTGGTAAATTCAGCATTGTGGCCACTATTGTAAATCTTGGGGCCACTCTCGCCTTTCTAAGTTTG GTAAATGCTATTTGTGACTGGTTCATGCTTACTTTTATGAAGGACAGTGACTACTATGCCAAAAACAAATTTATCCATCTGAATCAAAATAGTGATAGTGGTGTTCCATTG AGCTCTGTTGAGACAACCTCATATGGAACTCAGTGA
- the LOC127630939 gene encoding glutathione S-transferase theta-1-like, which yields MPLELYLDLHSQPCRAVFLFAKITKIPFEYKAVDLSAGEHFGEDFGKVSIIRKVPVLKDGEFILTESIAIMQYLAAKHCTPDHWYPADLQKRARVDEYLSWQHTNIRANGSKVFWFRGVLPVVTGAPVPKEKMDSAVEDLNMALKIFEEKFLQDRPFIIGAKISLADLAAIVEMMQPVGTGLDVFEGRPALSAWRDRVKKEIGVEVFDEAHKIIMNVDILPQTFESKGIPEFLKLRIQKMFI from the exons ATGCCACTTGAGCTGTATCTCGACCTACATTCCCAGCCATGTCGTGCCGTCTTCCTATTTGCCAAGATAACAAAAATTCCCTTTGAATACAAAGCCGTGGACCTGTCTGCAG GTGAACATTTTGGAGAAGATTTCGGGAAGGTCAGCATTATAAGGAAGGTACCTGTCCTTAAAGATGGAGAGTTTATCCTCACAGAAAG CATAGCGATTATGCAGTACTTGGCAGCAAAACATTGCACCCCAGACCACTGGTACCCAGCTGACCTGCAGAAGCGTGCACGAGTAGATGAGTATCTATCCTGGCAGCACACAAACATAAGAGCTAATGGGTCAAAGGTCTTCTGGTTTAGG GGAGTGTTGCCTGTGGTCACAGGGGCCCCAGTGCCCAAGGAGAAGATGGATTCTGCTGTGGAGGACCTCAACATGGCTCTAAAGATCTTTGAGGAGAAGTTTCTGCAGGACAGACCCTTTATAATTGGAGCGAAAATATCACTGGCAGATCTAGCAGCCATTGTAGAGATGATGCAG CCGGTCGGTACTGGTCTAGATGTGTTTGAAGGCAGACCTGCTCTGAGCGCATGGAGAGACAGAGTGAAGAAGGAGATTGGTGTGGAAGTCTTCGATGAGGCTCATAAGATTATCATGAATGTTGATATACTGCCACAGACATTTGAAAGCAAGGGTATACCAGAGTTTCTCAAACTTAGGATTCAGAAAATGTTTATCTGA